DNA sequence from the Xenopus tropicalis strain Nigerian chromosome 4, UCB_Xtro_10.0, whole genome shotgun sequence genome:
TGACACTGGTAATTCTGTAATAAACCTGAGAGGTGGATGCCTTGCTGGCTGCTAAAAGTGTTAATCACTGCAAGAAATAACCAGCTTTCCTGCATGCGTGCCCAATCTCCATGCCATCACATTGAGATTCTGAAGGTGATGATATGGAACGGGGTCCTGCCTAAGGAAATCTTGGGAACATGGTAACTTAACTTGGATGGTTTACTGCCATGCTCCATAACAAGGGAAACCAAGGCTTCCTTGGCcgccatgggaaaaaaaaaagcttcatctAGATCCTCCCTGACCTATCTTGGTAATCAGAGGGAAAGGAAAGAACAAGTAGATCAACCCCTGAGCTCCAGGGAAGACTGAACACATTCACATAAAAAAAGCCATTAGCCTCAGAAATCTTGAGCAAAACTTGCAAGGGAATGCCATCATATCTAATTTAGCTAACCCCATCTATCCATGATCTGGGTAAACACTCTTGACGAAGCTCCCACTCACCAGGTAACTATCTTCCTGCTAAGGAACTTGGTCACTGTACCTTATGTCAGAGAGACTGATTTGCCCCAGATTTGTCAGATCTCTCAAAAATAGTTACTCTGTCCACCCTTCCAGACTGCTGCCCTAGTGAAAGGTCTATACTGTGCTAATTCGTAAAGAGATTTTTCCATTTGCATCTTTCCTGAGGAAAGTAATCTGTTTTAAAACAGACTTCAGTGCTGACATAAGAGGCTCCAGTAGTGCTAGGTTAAACTGAGTAATTGAAGATCAACCTCATTCTCTTAAAGAACTGGATAGGAAACACCAGAATGAGCATTAGATGGTGTTAAGGAGAGTATTTGCCCTGGTTTGGAAACTGCCACctctatgtgctccctcagagatcacctcaCTGAAATAACGCAGCTCTGACTGTaagaggaagaagtgtgggagtaaaagacagaactttgtccagtaACTGGCTAATGTGACCTAACTTATGAATGCCCTATGTTTGTGTGTACTGGGAATCGTATTGAGGGGGTGGGGGCCTTAGTACTTAAACCGGCAGgttttctattaaggattacccaatggcatattCCTAGAAAAgtacatgaaaatggtttaagattaattattattattattattaagatgaTGCATGGTTTTACACATAGACTTAATGcaatatactttttatattttgtttaggggtatagttttcctttaatctatTCCTGAGAAACAAACTAGCAATCGCAGATTCAACTGCTGTCCCTACAACCAAATAACCCTTCTTCAAGTTATAGTCCTGAAGTTTCTCTATGGGGTCTCTCAGGGAAACGCCATCATCTACAGAGTTGTTTTCCCTCCATTCACATGTGATAGCAGCATCAACCTTAGGAGGTGAAGAGCAATTTCTAATTTCCTcttataaacaaaaaatattttgtcttCCTCTGTCTGGAGCTCTCTGGAACCTGTAGAACTGAAAGCCATGCAGTGACTGCATTTGTAATACTGAAAATTCAAATATCACTCAAGGGCCTCTATACCTTTCTTGTATGTTCTTctgtttttctttacttttgtttttcacTTCACTTTAATTAGGTTTTGCCACGTCTGCTTTTCTCCGTTTTTACActtttattattcttatatttGCCATGCTTGTTCCTATCACTATATTCTCCATTCTCCTCTACACTTTTTTCTTCTGCTGTATATTCTACGCTTTTTTAACGAAATTCCTTCTCCGCAGCTGTTTTAATTTCATTCTCCACTTCCTCCTTAGGAGTAATTAATAAGCTCTCAACTCCTGTAGTATCGCAAATAAACGCCGTCTGTCTCCCGGAACCGTGTGTTTTTGTatatgaattccaaactcttaaaaaaatcccatttacatgggtttatcctataggctacagctcacccactgggtttgcttttgtctgaatgaggcagtctcctcaacctaatttatttgtttgtagaaccacatggtgactctacctaagctgatcagaaaaccctgcactacactgatgagccccagaaagtgcgaaaccggtctgtagttgggaatctgatcagctattatcctggcttctgcttcaaacccagtgggtgagctttagcctataggataaacccatgtaaaggggatatttttaagagtttggaattcattcccagaattccttttgtttgctgtgTGTTTGAGTGAAATTTCTGTAATGCTTAGGGTTCCCTTGATTGCCCCCGTTCCAACTAATATGCTTTCAACATCAGCTACTGTTCTTTTGTGTAGCTGATTATGTTACCGGCTACATCCGTAGCTaacactggcaaaaaaaaaaacactatacaAGAAGCTCTCACTTCCTGTAGTATCGGAAGTAAATGACGCCTCTGTCTCTTTATTTGTTTCCGAGGGGATGAGAGTGACCTCAGGATATGCTTTGTGTGTCTGGCCAATCACTGTTCGGAGGAATAGGTGGGCGGGGCCAGATTGGTTGGCGGGGAGAATAATCTGATCTAATGGGGAGGTTAATGCAGATTGCCAGGCTAATGGTTTGGCATTCGGACATCCATAGTAAGGTTAGTACTGACCATGCTGTTTTAAAGAATGGCGGATCTGCAGAACGATAGCTCATTATAACACTGTGGCCACTGACAGCTAGCGTAATACTGAGCTTGTATGGGCTGGCGCCTCTCCGCCACTGTACCTTGTGTTTTATTCTTTGGCTGAACACAGTGATCCTTTCTGCACAAAACATCTAAAAGGTGCAGGGGACATTTTTGATACCAAGGGGATCGTATTGCAGAGGCTTTAGCAGGTTCTTCCATGAAAAGTGGCACATTGCTTGTGGCAAGGGCAACAGGCTACTGGGTAATCATATAAAAGTCTGTAGTGTAAGACAATAGCCTTGGTTCAATTACCGTTTTTTTAATATAAGGAAATTGTATTCTATTCGGATCGTAATGCCCTACCTTAAAAGGACAGAGACAAGTTCTAGCCCATATAATGCAGTTTAGCAAGCCCTAACATAGCTTAAGCAGAGCAGAGTTCCAATAGGGACGCAGGACTTTGCATTGCCCAGCCCAACACAAGGTGGCTCACAACTTTGGTCTGTTTGAAGCTGTGTTGAGACTGATTACATGTTAACAATGGCAATACTGGTGGGACAGGTGAAACCTTTaaataattaaaggggatattcacaTTTGGGTTAACTCTTTGAATGATTTGccgttggccttcattttttattgtttgtagtttttttttaattcagtttttgtgcagcaacttttcagtttgaaatttcagcagttatctggttgctagggtccagattaccttTGCAGACAGGGAGtgacttgaatgagagactgatatatttctaggagaggacctgaatagtaaaatgttatataaatatattaaagagcaatagttttttggctgttgcgACCCTCattggaaagctgcaaagagttagaaaaactacaaaaaaaaaaaaaatagaccagATGATAAATTaattagaatttgccattctaaaCATagcaaaggtgaaccacccctttaattaactCTGAAACACTTTGACTAGTGAGATCGATAAAACTGGCATGGTGGCTTATAAATTACCACTTGTGACTTTGACTCCTGGATTAAAGAAAGACATAGTGCTAAGAAGAGAAggagaaacagtacagaattttttaATGATTACATTTGCATTTGAAAAGTTTTTACCTATGATAGCATGCTTTAACTGAAATGCTTGGTACAATACACTGTGTGTTTTAACTCTGACAACACATTACCGTTGCCCTTTCAGTACAGACAGCTGTGCTGAGCTAtgtggacaaaaaaaaacaaaacttatttTCTTCCAGGAGAAATCAAGTAGAAGTAGAATTGCACATGCCTccccaatggtatcttccaactgAAACAACTTTTAATCCATAGTTGAATCATTAGTTTAAAAGTATCATCTTCCAAGTTGTACTTTTTGACAGTCCTGAGTAGCACATTGATCTATGCTGTGCTGCATGTATGTTGACAACACATGGCACAGCAAGTGTGTAAAGGACAAATTTCCAAGAAATGATAGACCTCTTCCCTGTTATTGTTATAGGTTCAGATTTATGAGCTTTAGTATGTATTGTATTATAAACAGGCATATTGCATAACTAAGCCTGAAACAGTCTACTACACTTATGCGCCAGTGTTACAACAGTGCAGTGTTTGCTATTGGTAAAAGGTTTGCTGTTGGTGTAATTGCCTATACCAGCCAATTCAGCAggaagtatttactggtcacctgtttaaaagctttgggttactgcaccaggACAAactttagttccttttattacatatggccttgcaaaatatatttataacttaataacttttaaatcattttttgatAGCCTTGAATATGGCACAAGAAGAAATGGAGGTGGATCTTCCTAACTTATTGTATCCCATGGATTCAAACAGAGAAGTGAGAGCATCACATCAGCCCCTTGGTAGTAGGCAAGTTCTTTTTTTGCCACCCCCACTTACATATTCAGATGACTCAGAGGAGCTTTTCTTAGGGCCAGAAGAGCCAAATGATGTTATCGTTTTGGATTCTGGGGAGGAGGCCCCTGCACAGGTTGTGGCACCAACTAATGCTCTACAGATGCTCCACGGCGCTCTAGAACAGCTACGGCAAGCTGCTGAGCAACGCTCCTCTGTACGTCGTGCAAGGGTTCAAAGAAGGAGTGCCAGGCGGCAGCAAAGAGGAGGGTCACAACGCACAGCTGGAACTAAGTATTTAAGACAATTTTACTTTATGATGTTATTGCTTGTTACTTGTCAGATTTAATTTAAAAGGGAgttcatttgtattttatattgaaatctctcagttggtcttcattttttttttattttttgtaactttttcccTTCAAATTCTGTCTTTCTTTTGGTTACaacttgaaattatattttgtcAGGATCAGtgcttccaaactgctgcctagtTGTAAGTAATGTAATTAAATCTCAGTACCCTTTCTAGAATCGCCAAATTACAGGTTATTATCCACAATCTTTCTGTCTAATTCAGGCTTTGTATCTtgagtcttcattttttttctattttttgatgTCCAAACGACCGGAATACTATGCAAAAGAGGTTATTTTTAGAATAAATAAATTGGTCAGTATAATATGCATATAAAGCAATCATGCTATATTTGTGCAAATGTGTGTATGCTCCCCATTTGTTGCCTTTTTGGGCCTTGCGTACTTTGTATTCATTTAATTTGTCTTTTCTTTATCAGGGATGTGCAGAATCCACCATTTTAAGATTTGGCCAACTACCAAATCCTCTGCAAAAGATTCGTCATAATACCAAATCAATCCAACATCCATTTGTACATTGAAGTTTGCAAAAAATTGGTCCCTTACAGTTGTTCACTTTCATTTAAAGTTACATGACTTCAGTCAAacagaatccaaatccttaaagaCATGAACacttgggatttggccaaatcttgcaGAAAAAACTAGGGTTCTGCAGAATCTTGGATTTGATGCATCTGCAATTTTTATTCAGAGTGCTGAGGTTCCATGCTTTTTAAATTTCTTCacaattttataaaaaaacaaaaaaaggcatttCAGCACTGCCACCCATATTTTGGAGCTGCTCTATTAAAGCCATGGTTATAAGACTGAAATGTACAGAATGCATTTCATTGGTTATGCAAGAGGTGCACACTGTAATATGACTGCCACTTACATTTGTGTTCACAGCTCTCGTGCTTCATTGAATAGCTTCTTCCAAATAAACAGAACCCAAGGCTTGGCTCCTACATCCGAAAGAGTTGAGCGAAATGCTCTCTTGAGGACAGAAGCTACAAGAACCTCACCAGGGGGCAGTTCTGATGAAACTGTGGAACTAAGTGAGGAAGAGGAGGGGATAGAAAGCTCCACAGATGTTGATGAAGTAGAGATTAATGCAGGCGCTGCACCACCTGCAGAGCCAGGTCTGTCTACCTGCACGTCAACATTTttgaccattttttttcttttttaacttggTTATTACATTTTTCACTATTTCCCCTTAACTTTAATTAATGTGTGCTGTTCACTGAAAGAAGTCTGCTAATGTTTTAACCTATATTATGTTTGTGGCATaccctttttgccttttttcccttTTGTGATAGCAATTTAAGGGTCTGTTTGCACTtacttgctttattttattaataaagagaGAGAATGTTGGGTTTACTGACTGCACAGCGATTATAGAAGCATTGAGAACctccctatgtggcttaattcagaagtaaagaagttaatagggaagaaagcATTTAAGCAATACAAATTAGAGGgtacagaagctgcatttaatgaatataaatactataaacaagtgttgtaaaacagcaatctggaatgcaaagatgaaaaatgaggagcgcattgcagcagaggctaagactaaccccaaCAAAGTTTATCTATTAATAGttaaaagatgcaggttgaattatggtaacaatatggttgTAACTGatgcagaaaaggcaaatgtgctaaatcggtgcttttcttcagtgtatacaataggaGCCAGATttccaagacccacccaatagctgcactgttggatAGGGTATAGAGGGTGGTTAATGGTACATTCCTTACTTGAAGTAAGTtacttagtggggtccctcagggttctgtactgggcccacttttatttaaattaatgAATGGTAATTAATGACTTAGTGGAAGGTATGGTAAGTAATGTAtcggtgtttgcagatgacacaaaactctgcagccctgttaattccatccaggatgtggcatgcttgcagcaggatcttgacaaactggcaatctgggcgtctaagtggcagatgagatttaattttaataaatgtaaggtcatgcacctgggatgtaaaaatatgcaagccacttatactcttaatgggactgcactaggcaaatccataatggaaaaggaccttagctgtagcaagcaatgccaggcagcagctgcaagggcaaacagagttttgagctgtattaaaagaggaAAAGATTCACAGGTGGAGGGGGCTATTCTtctacagagcactggtaaggcctcattttgtgcagttttggttgccagtgctcaaacaggaaattgagttagagagggtccggagaagggcaactaagctggtaaagggtatggaaagtctcggttataaAGACTGGGCAGGTTGTGAtagtttacgctggagaagaggagcttaaggggtgatatgataactatgtttaaatgtataaggggatcatataataatctctctaatgcttaatttaccagtaggtccttttaGTGGACACAAGGGAACCCATTCCACTTACAAGAAAGTAGGTTCTGTCTGAATAattggaaagggttttttacagtaaGATCtgcaaagttgtggaattctctccctgaatcggtcgtgctggctgatacattatctAGCTTCAAGAAGTCACTGGTTGGctctttagcaagtgagggaatacagggttatttatggaagctcatagtacaagttgaactggggactggtccgactgccatctttaagtcaggaaggattttctttcccaaattagagaggcttcagaagggtttttttgccttcctctggatcaacttgcagttagcaggttatatataggcataaaacgtttaacttgatggatatgtgccttttttcaacctaacttactgtgttactaggTTTGTTTTGAGTACAGGTTGGGGAATTGGAACACTTAGGACTAGTTAAGGGAGCTTTCTATAATTTGCAATAAGtgctttctgcataataggtttcCTAATAATTCCAGCATACTTATATAAACCCGGCTACAGTTTGTTACAATAATCACTGTACTTGGTTTTGTTAACAAGAGGCTGCTTTTGTTTGATATTTTTTAGCCCCTGAGGAGCTTCAGATTAATGTCGTAGAGGTTCAAGCAGAGGCCCCTGCAGTGTCTAACTTAGTAACTGTTCCTGAAAGTGTCACCCTACCCCTTCAAACACAAACAAAACAGGTGAGTGTTACAGTGCCCATGTGTTATCCCTAAGTATCGGCACAGAACAACTGAGAATTTTATTTTAGATTTCTATATTTTAAACTTGTTACACAGTGTGTTAATCATATACATACAGTGCAAACTGTAATTTTTCGTACAGTGCAAACTCTAATTCGAGCCTCCAGTCAGTCCATACCGAGACAATAGGAGATAAGCAGAAAGACATGGTAACTATAGATTGTTACTCTTTGAAATAATCAGCAAATTTGTTTTTGTCAAATTTTTATCCAAAAAAAGACAGAAGAACAGATAGTTAATAGAACATAGAGCACTCATCCCACTCATACACAAAGGAAACCTTATCCCTTCTTACTCATAAAAGTAGTTATATTGTCCTAGACCAGATCAGATTATGACATGACATGATGATACACACTCTAATCATGTCATGCATTGTGTTAGTGCTCATCAGCTACCCATTAAACATTGTGGGGGTCATATACAAACAACGCTATGCCAAGGTTGGCTAGGGCCTGCTAAATTATTGAGGACGTAGCATTCTGTGAGAAAGCTCTTAATTTATTATGTCTGCAGCTGGCCATTCATTTTCATTTCCACTAAAAACCAAACTGAGAGACGTATTAGGGTCTCTCTTATGGATCCTCCTTTATTTTTACATGTccattgaaggggttgttcacctttgcattaacttttagtataatgtagagagtgctttcttcttcattcttcattttttttcattgtgtggtttaaattattaagctttttgcttAGCAGCTGTCTGATCTGTGAGTAAGACATTGGTACATGAATAGGGGAGGCCTAATTCCTGCTGTAATATAGTGGATGGATCCTCTCTGTTATTCAACTCAGGGTCAAACATGGCATGCATAAGAGCAGTTAGTTTATTAGTGTACATTCTGCTTTACATGTATAGAGTTTTACAACTGTTTACTTCTGGATGGCAAATCGTGTTATGTGTTGGGGAAACAAagtatttaaatggttttaatggTCTCCATAAGTCacataattccatttttttagttttaactgATTTTCAGCCGACCCTATGGCAATGGGACTGTTCTATTGGTTGAGCTTTTAACCTGTATGTCACTGTGATTACTCTccaatgtaaattttttttttttgcagaaaacacCAGTGAAACAGTTGTCACCAGTGAAAACTCTGCCACCTGAAGAAGACGAAGGGGACACATGTGCAATCTGCTTTGAGCCATGGACAAATGCTGGACAGCACCGTCTTTCAGCCCTGCGCTGTGGTCATTTATTTGGCTTCACCTGCATCGAGCGTTGGCTGAAGGGGGGTGCTGCCAAGTGCCCACAGGTCAGCAATTATGTTATTATTTCAAGAATTCTGTTTCTTAACTACTGATTGACTTGCATTGCTATAGGCTAGCACTATAGGGGGTTTTATACataaagtacaaaataaaaataaattgtgacCATACAGCACTGGATTGGTCTGAAAAGTATCAAGTCTGGCCTCATCAATGCCATAGTCATATATGAGTATGTATTGGAGATTAGATGGGAAATTTTGATTAAACTTAAACAGgtagatacatttttaaaatgactgtaGCGTGTTGCTGGTAAATATCTAATTATTTTAAATACCGTAGTTTATTTAAGAATAGTAATGTCATTCCATtgtatgccattttttttatatttttttaaaaatatctttttaaatatttgctgttCTTTTGGTTTTGTATTTTCAGTGCAATAAGAAGGCAAAACGCGCTGATATTGTTGTGCTATATGCAAGATCACTGAAAGCCCTGGACACAAGTGAGCAGGAAAGAATGAAAAGGTATTTTTGCTTCACTTTGATTGCAGAACTGTTTTTAAGGATGGAAAAATGTACCGTTTGTGTTTAGTTGTAATTGAATAGGTATTCTGTTAACGTACTCTCTATCCCTTGACCCTTAGCTCCCTGGAAAAGGAGCAGAGTATGCGCAGGAAGGCAGAGTTGGAATCTGCACAGTGCAGACTTCAAGTCCAGGTGCTAACAGATGAGTGTGGAAAATTGCGCAAGCAGATTCAGGTATGTGTGGCAAAATCATATTTACATTCATCCTATACCATAATTCTGTGAAAATTTATCAGAGCCAGTAGAAGGGATCTGTAATATTAATCTGTAGTGTAACACAAGAGCCAGGTAACAACTTTAcaacagtaaggctgatgccagacgaggcgtttttacgctgcgtattttctaattctctcggcggctgaaaaacgcacactATCATCATccgtagaaataacttaaacagtctcgatggaaaacacactatggggctgatttactaagacacgaattcgaatccgaattggaaaaattccgattggaaaaccaacattttgcaactttttcgtattttttgcgtttttttcggcgcctttacgacttttcggaaattgtcgcgactttttcattaccaatacgattttcgcaaaaaaacgcgagtttttcgtagccattacgattcgctcgtatcttgtctcgactttttcgtattgagcgctcataagcggcggccgaaactttcagacttagcatgattttggaagcctcccataggactcaatggcaccctgcagctccaacctggcccaagaaaagtcaccatactgaagcttgaatgaatccgaacgctacgaaaaaatcgcaacattttgcgcaactttcggaatggctacgaaaaaggcgcgacttttcgcgcaagttttaacgctacgaaaaaaatcgccagattttacgcaacattcggatggcaacgaaaaagttgcgataattttccgaaaaaaatcaccaaataccgatcattacgaaaaaaacgcaatctgacgcattcggccggttcgtgagtaagtaaatgggcccctatgtgttaatACGCTAGACTTTTCATGTGTTttccgaaatacgccgttatttgcacagcaacctattcctatgtatacacaaaggcagctgccagaccttgctgaaatacgctgcgtttttactatttcgcactattagcaccatgggaaatgggatttgctgcgtcaccagtactaggcaaaACGactggctgaaaaacgccatagtaaGGGGTTGTGTGGcatttttaggcggagaaaatacgcagcgtaaaaacgccacgtctggcattagcctaatacagCAGAACAGAAGTGCACAATGACCAATAAAGGTAAATCCTGCAGTTTAAAAGGCTTGGGTTAAAAGTAATTTTTGATGATGGTGTTGTACAGAGGACCTTAAAAAG
Encoded proteins:
- the rfwd3 gene encoding E3 ubiquitin-protein ligase RFWD3, with amino-acid sequence MAQEEMEVDLPNLLYPMDSNREVRASHQPLGSRQVLFLPPPLTYSDDSEELFLGPEEPNDVIVLDSGEEAPAQVVAPTNALQMLHGALEQLRQAAEQRSSVRRARVQRRSARRQQRGGSQRTAGTNSRASLNSFFQINRTQGLAPTSERVERNALLRTEATRTSPGGSSDETVELSEEEEGIESSTDVDEVEINAGAAPPAEPAPEELQINVVEVQAEAPAVSNLVTVPESVTLPLQTQTKQKTPVKQLSPVKTLPPEEDEGDTCAICFEPWTNAGQHRLSALRCGHLFGFTCIERWLKGGAAKCPQCNKKAKRADIVVLYARSLKALDTSEQERMKSSLEKEQSMRRKAELESAQCRLQVQVLTDECGKLRKQIQELKMLIAQHGASTSMQASSSRSTISGSLSSSQGQHKYNFEKAILISQAGSCRVMSYCESMSCLVVSQPSPQTTLIPGCGIKKLSAANLKSSQYVPIHSKQIRGLAFSNRSDGLLLSAALDNTIKLTSLLTNTVVQTYNTGRPVWSCCWCSDNSNYVYAGLINGSVLVYDLRDTSDCVRELVPLGSRCPVVSLSYVPRAASEVFPCGGVLVGTLEGACFWEMKDDQYRPHVLPLEPGGCTDIQTESSTRHCLVTYRPGKTHNYVRGVMMELTSNRLSDSENEYSCSCYPVQTFNAGSTCKLLTKNAIFQSPERDGSILVCAGDEASNSAMLWHSGNGTLLQKLQADQPVLDICPMEVNQSSMLATLTEKMVKIYKWE